The following coding sequences are from one Schizosaccharomyces osmophilus chromosome 1, complete sequence window:
- the mtd1 gene encoding methylenetetrahydrofolate reductase Mtd1, which translates to MSQQNVSEPVNSCKVVYASRVAESFVGQLKELVKRFEPVPMLVGFLANTDPAARMYAEWTEKTCKEIGFAFELREVSKDDLEDAIVEANLDKNVNGMMIYFPVFGNRQDQYLQQVVSPEKDVEGLCHKYVMNMYHNIRHLDDEKTRKSILPCTPLAIVKILEYLGVYNKIINYGNRLYGKTITVVNRSEIVGRPLAALLANDGAKVYSVDINNVQLFTRGAGIRSRKHDVTETSLKLEDVAPISDVVICGVPSSNYKFPSYLVRDGAVCICFSSDKNFDAPSLKEHAGIYVPSIGKVTISMLLRNLIRLTSYQRNNPIDV; encoded by the exons ATGAGCCAACAGAATGTATCAGAACCCGTCAACAGCTGCA AAGTAGTATATGCTAGCAGAGTGGCTGAATCGTTTGTAGGTCAGCTCAAGGAGCTAGTTAAGCGATTTGAGCCTGTTCCAATGTTAGTTGGATTTCTTGCTAATACAGATCCCGCTGCTCGCATGTATGCTG AGTGGACTGAAAAAACCTGTAAGGAGATtggttttgcttttgagcTCCGAGAAGTTTCCAAGGACGACTTGGAAGATGCCATTGTCGAGGCAAACCTCGATAAGAATGTCAATGGCATGATGATTTATTTTCCCGTTTTTGGAAACCGCCAGGACCAGTATTTACAGCAGGTCGTTTCACCTGAAAAGGATGTAGAAGGTTTGTGCCATAAGTACGTGATGAACATGTACCACAACATTCGACATCTAGACGATGAGAAGACAAGGAAGTCAATTTTGCCCTGTACACCTTTGGCTATCGTAAAGATTTTGGAGTACTTGGGAGTTTACAACAAAATTATCAATTATGGTAATCGTCTTTATGGAAAAACTATTACTGTCGTGAACCGTAGTGAAATTGTTGGTCGTCCTCTCGCAGCATTACTTGCGAATGATGGTGCAAAGGTCTACTCCGTTGATATCAACAATGTTCAGCTCTTTACCCGAGGAGCGGGAATTCGCAGTCGAAAGCACGATGTCACCGAAACCAGTTTGAAATTAGAAGATGTTGCTCCGATTTCAGACGTTGTTATATGCGGTGTTCCTTCCAGCAACTATAAATTCCCCTCTTACCTAGTTCGTGATGGAGCTGTttgcatttgtttttcaagtGATAAAAACTTTGATGCTCCGTCTCTTAAAGAACATGCAGGCATTTATGTACCCAGTATTGGTAAAGTAACTATCTCCATGCTCTTACGAAATCTCATTCGCCTAACTTCCTACCAACGTAACAATCCTATTGATGTCTGA
- the tam9 gene encoding mitochondrial ribosomal protein subunit L31, translating to MRPSIVSLSSKMGLTPRPKTAQVFRQRIVLANGASYTINTTLPRPYMVSIKDITNMPLNNPDSYALSSISGQETRRSKFEQRYEGL from the coding sequence atgAGGCCatcaattgtttctttaagCTCTAAAATGGGTTTGACCCCAAGGCCAAAAACCGCACAAGTATTTAGACAACGAATTGTCTTGGCGAATGGAGCATCGTACACGATTAACACAACCTTACCTCGTCCTTATATGGTATCAATTAAGGACATTACAAACATGCCTCTAAACAACCCAGACTCGTATGCATTGTCCTCAATCAGTGGTCAAGAAACCCGCAGGTCCAAGTTTGAACAGCGCTATGAAGGGCTTTAG
- the emc3 gene encoding ER membrane protein complex subunit Emc3, with protein sequence MQQLLLDPALRNWVLLPIMFVMILIGVLRHNATILLQSSPKRLTKEEIREQRLLQRAFSFRNNACFLLPDSIEKRKDFLVDALRSGKYLKPADPNAPKNLNPMMDDKTLENLMESMKGNMLMVVPQTIIMTWINEFFSGFIILKLPFPLTYQFKSIFQSGVATQDLSIQWVSSISWYFLNLFGLKSVYALLLGENNMASNAENEMGMAGFSLTAATSQTIQPGQDIAKLMRLESENVQIVGKNSLLEDVESRILKQFF encoded by the exons ATGCAACAGCTTCTGCTTGATCCAG CTCTTCGAAACTGGGTTCTTTTACCCATTATGTTTGTTATGATCTTGATTGGAGTTTTGAGACATAATGCCACAATTCTGTTACAGTCTTCTCCTAAAAGActaacaaaagaagaaattcgAGAACA ACGCTTGTTACAAAGAGCATTTTCCTTTCGAAACAATgcatgttttcttttacccGATTCTATTGAGAAgagaaaggattttttAGTAGACGCTTTACGGTCGGGTAAATACTTGAAGCCTGCCGATCCCAATGCGCCCAAAAACCTGAATCCTATGATGGACGACAAGACGTTAGAAAATCTGATGGAATCTATGAAGGGAAATATGTTAATGGTGGTTCCTCAAACAATTATAATGACCTGGATtaatgaattcttttctggCTTTATCATAT TAAAACTCCCTTTCCCCCTTACTTACCAATTTAAATCGATTTTCCAGTCTGGAGTTGCTACCCAAGATTTAAGTATTCAATGGGTTTCTTCTATATCATggtattttttgaatctcTTCGGGTTAAAATCGGTCTATGCATTATTACTTGGAGAGAATAACA TGGCTAGCAAtgctgaaaatgaaatgggAATGGCAGGGTTTTCTCTAACAGCTGCTACTTCGCAAACTATCCAGCCAGGACAAGATATTGCCAAGCTGATGCGTTTGGAATCCGAAAATGTGCAAATCGTCGGGAAGAATTCTCTATTAGAGGATGTTGAATCAAGGATTTTGAAGCAATTCTTCTAA
- a CDS encoding serine O-acetyltransferase translates to MPTLENPVQTKRSFKTKEYQKMIQGELYYAPDAELDEAREFAKAVARQYNDTLGNPKKLSNDELKKYRAAILSQVMSFEDDGSSVYMEPPINLDYGLHIHIGKNFYANNNCNYLDVAPITIGDNVLFGPGVQLCTATHPLDIATRNSAQELAKPIKVGNNVWIGLSAVILPGVTLGDGCVIGAGSVVTKDIPPNTVAVGSPARVVKEIDQK, encoded by the exons ATGCCAACTCTAGAAAACCCCGTTCAGACGAAGCGAAgcttcaaaacaaaagagtaCCAAAAGATGATCCAAGGAGAATT ATATTATGCTCCTGATGCAGAACTCGATGAAGCAAGAGAATTTGCCAAAGCGGTCGCACGTCAATACAACGACACCCttggaaatccaaaaaagcTTAGTAATGACGagttgaaaaaatatagaGCAGCCATCTTATCCCAAGTGATGTCGTTTGAAGATGACGGTTCTTCTGTGTATATGGAACCTCCTATAAATCTCGATTACGGTCTCCATATTCACATTGGGAAAAATTTTTATGCCAACAACAATTGTAATTATCTCGATGTTGCTCCCATTACCATTGGAGacaatgttttatttgGTCCTGGT GTACAATTATGCACAGCTACTCATCCGTTGGACATCGCAACCCGAAACAGTGCACAGGAACTTGCGAAACCTATCAAGGTCGGTAATAACGTTTGGATAGGTCTGAGTGCCGTTATTTTACCAGGCGTCACGCTTGGCGATGGCTGTGTTATCGGCGCAGGCTCCGTCGTTACGAAGGATATTCCTCCCAATACAGTAGCAGTTGGTTCGCCTGCTCGTGTCGTCAAGGAAATTGACCAAAAATGA
- a CDS encoding RTA1 like protein: MVVKRYMFAYIPNAAQGISAILPQWDAKLKSRKSVLWIMLLTRILKEIECSIYRSSHYYSKGYSSNVGISIALLAPIFCSVDLYVLLFHWKLVYGPRILFLQQKLYVALFVTEDLIAIYMHCFNGSSKNASLFRSLGSYVAASSVILQLFYTLALYIQIIFVVGVLKYRPTCNLSGYSLRPPKTIRDDSTLLFTILLTSAVLVRTVYRTFEYANGRHSQTATPELCFALFDFVPVVFSTFKKIPANYPRLCMQEAVSYLLKLTAIMLYF; encoded by the coding sequence ATGGTAGTCAAAAGATATATGTTTGCTTACATACCCAATGCAGCACAAGGAATTAGTGCTATTTTACCGCAATGGGATGCGAAGCTAAAGTCGCGAAAGTCTGTTCTTTGGATCATGCTTTTGACTAGGATActgaaagaaattgaatgCTCCATCTACAGATCCTCTCACTACTATTCAAAAGGTTATTCTTCGAATGTCGGAATATCCATTGCACTACTTGCACCAATCTTTTGTTCAGTTGATTTATatgttttactttttcacTGGAAATTAGTTTATGGTCCTCGGATTTTATTCCTCCAGCAGAAACTATATGTCGCTCTGTTTGTTACCGAAGATCTAATAGCCATTTATATGCACTGCTTTAATGGAAGTTCAAAAAATGCTAGTCTGTTTCGAAGTCTCGGTTCGTACGTGGCGGCCAGCAGCGTCATCTTGCAGCTTTTCTATACCCTCGCATTATACATACAGATAATTTTCGTAGTTGGTGTACTTAAATATAGACCAACGTGTAACTTAAGTGGATATTCGCTAAGACCACCAAAAACAATCCGAGATGACTCGACCTTATTATTTACAATCTTGTTAACAAGTGCCGTTTTGGTCCGCACTGTTTATCGTACCTTCGAGTATGCAAACGGTCGTCATAGCCAAACTGCCACTCCTGAACTGTGCTTTGCTCTGTTTGACTTTGTTCCGGTAgttttttctactttcaaaaaaattcctgCAAACTATCCTCGTCTGTGCATGCAAGAAGCTGTTAGctatcttttgaaattaacCGCTATAATGTTATATTTTTAG
- a CDS encoding nucleocytoplasmic transport chaperone Srp40, producing the protein MGGIDVKNKVCPLVYQFLVDNGFEKTAKAFAKEGSIETGEKQTHKKSLIDLLSHKEIASYVSNEKESSKEKGTEKVKRSTKKESSDDSDSTSSSDEESSSSDSEESSSSSSSSSESESSESEKKSSSGSSSSSSSSSSDEESSSSSDDDSSDSSSSGSSSSSSSSDDEESSSSSDDDSSDSSSSGSSSSSSSSDDEESSSSSDDDSSDSSSSGSSSSSSASSDEESSSSSDDDSSDSSSSSSSDSEDNESEKSSKSSSSSGESDSSSSSDESDSDSESGSSSSSSSASSSSESSSESEDSDESSSSSESESEKSSSKSSKDKKPKSSSSSSSSASSSSSSSSSSEQGSKRKHEDSQSDSASMKSARTEKKPFSRVGDPSQWEFASQAHRDNAFNFGEDDYGAKANQDLSVTRGKGFRQEKNKKKRGSYRGGRINLDVRSIKF; encoded by the coding sequence ATGGGAGGAATTGACGTGAAGAACAAGGTTTGCCCTTTAGTTTATCAATTTTTGGTAGATAATGGTTTTGAAAAGACAGCAAAGGCTTTCGCGAAGGAAGGCAGTATCGAAACTGgtgaaaaacaaacacaTAAGAAAAGTTTGATAGATTTGTTGTCCCATAAGGAAATTGCCTCTTATgtttcaaatgaaaaagaaagttctaaagaaaaaggcaCCGAGAAGGTAAAAAGAAGcaccaaaaaagaaagcagtGATGATTCAGATTCGACATCTTCGTCTGATGAAGAATCCTCCTCTTCAGATTCTGAAGAATCATCTagctcttcttcatcatcaagtGAGAGCGAATCCTctgaaagtgaaaaaaagtCTTCAAGTGGATCTAgttcttcctcttcctcttcttcctccGATGAAGAGTCCTCATCTTCCTCTGACGATGACAGTTCTGATAGCAGTTCTTCTGgttcctcttcttcctcctcctcctccgACGACGAAGAGTCCTCGTCTTCCTCTGACGATGACAGTTCTGATAGCAGTTCTTCTGgttcctcttcttcctcctcctcctccgACGACGAAGAGTCCTCGTCTTCCTCTGACGATGATAGTTCTGATAGCAGCTCTTCTGgttcctcttcttcctcctccGCCTCCTCCGACGAAGAGTCCTCGTCTTCCTCGGACGATGACAGTTCTGATAGCAGCTCTTCTAGTTCCTCAGACTCTGAGGACaatgaaagtgaaaagTCAAGTaagtcttcttcttcttctggaGAAAGCGATTCAAGCTCTTCTAGCGACGAATCCGATTCGGATTCTGAGTCTGGGTCAAGCTCTTCTAGTAGTTCAGCTTCCTCCTCCTCAGAAAGTTCTTCCGAGTCAGAGGATTCTGATGAAAGCTCATCATCTAGCGAATCCGAGTCAGAAAAAAGTTCCTCAAAATCCTCTAAGGATAAAAAACCCAAATCATCAAGttcatcctcttcttcagcttcttcatcgtctagttcatcttcctcatcTGAACAAGGCAGCAAGCGTAAGCACGAGGACTCTCAAAGCGATTCAGCTTCAATGAAATCTGCTCGTACCGAGAAAAAGCCTTTTAGCCGGGTTGGTGACCCCTCCCAGTGGGAGTTTGCTTCTCAAGCTCATAGGGATAATGCTTTTAATTTCGGTGAAGATGACTATGGAGCCAAAGCTAATCAAGATTTGAGTGTTACTCGCGGTAAAGGATTTCgtcaagaaaagaataaaaagaagcgTGGCAGTTACCGTGGCGGTAGAATTAATTTGGATGTGAGAAGCATTAAGTTttag
- a CDS encoding cytosine deaminase, giving the protein MGSNADILSENDVNYLRQAIEVSGEARKHGQHPFGCVIVDEHDRVVAIAENRVPSEDVTQHAELRAVSTITRSRGAESLLNCTLYSSTEPCAMCSGAIFWSGIGRIVFGLSNASLIKMAHSNPKNAYLKISNKEIAKTASRPIEVLGPFLEDEAAIPHHHFWD; this is encoded by the coding sequence ATGGGTTCAAACGCAGATATACTCTCAGAGAATGATGTGAACTATCTTCGCCAAGCAATTGAAGTCTCTGGAGAAGCAAGGAAACATGGCCAACATCCTTTTGGGTGTGTTATTGTTGACGAACATGACAGGGTGGTGGCTATAGCTGAAAACCGGGTACCTTCAGAGGATGTAACTCAACATGCTGAACTTCGTGCAGTAAGTACAATTACGAGATCAAGAGGTGCTGAAAGCTTGTTGAACTGTACGCTTTACTCGAGTACGGAACCTTGTGCAATGTGTTCCGGAGCCATTTTTTGGTCAGGCATAGGACGTATAGTATTTGGTCTTTCCAATGCGAGTTTGATCAAAATGGCACACTcgaatccaaaaaatgCTTATTTGAAGATAagtaataaagaaatagcAAAGACTGCATCTCGCCCCATTGAGGTGCTGGGTCCATTTCTCGAAGATGAAGCTGCCATCCCGCACCATCATTTCTGGGattag
- the rpl401 gene encoding 60S ribosomal protein L4 translates to MAAARPTVSVYNKDGAVSSETIALPFVFKAPIRPDLVRSVHTAVAKNKRQPYAVSEKAGHQTSAESWGTGRALARIPRVGGGGTHRAGQAAFGNMCRSGRMFAPTKTWRKWHVKVNQNEKRYAIASAVAASGVPSLLLARGHRVEEIAEVPLVIEDSIQTIQKTKEAVALLKKLKAFRDVAKVTNSRKLRAGKGKLRNRRYVQRRGPLVVFNEDAGIVKAFRNVPGVELVNVRRLNLLQLAPGGHLGRFVIWTKSAFDLLDNVFGSFTEVSQFKKDYVLPQNVISNADVTRLINSDEIQSIVKPAGPAVVKRTNVQKKNPLKNKNVMLRLNPYAKAYKHNVKIDSGKTTKSAGEKFLNVLHEN, encoded by the coding sequence ATGGCTGCTGCTCGCCCTACTGTTAGTGTTTACAACAAGGACGGTGCTGTCTCTTCTGAGACTATCGCCTTGCCTTTTGTCTTCAAGGCTCCTATTCGTCCCGATTTGGTTCGCTCTGTTCACACTGCTGTCGCCAAGAACAAGCGTCAACCATACGCCGTCTCCGAGAAGGCTGGTCACCAAACCTCTGCTGAATCTTGGGGTACTGGTCGTGCTCTTGCTCGTATTCCCCGTGTCGGTGGTGGTGGTACTCACCGTGCCGGTCAAGCTGCTTTTGGTAACATGTGCCGTAGCGGTCGCATGTTCGCCCCTACCAAGACTTGGCGTAAGTGGCATGTTAAGGTCaaccaaaacgaaaagcgTTATGCTATTGCCTCCGCTGTTGCTGCCTCTGGTGTTCCTTCTCTCCTTTTGGCCCGTGGTCACCGTGTTGAGGAAATTGCTGAAGTTCCTTTGGTTATCGAAGACTCTATCCAAACTATCCAAAAGACCAAGGAGGCCGTTGCtttgttgaagaaactCAAGGCCTTCCGTGATGTTGCCAAGGTTACCAACTCTCGCAAGCTCCGTGCTGGTAAGGGTAAGCTTCGTAACCGTCGTTACGTTCAACGTCGTGGTcctcttgttgttttcaacGAGGATGCTGGTATCGTTAAGGCTTTCCGTAACGTTCCCGGTGTTGAGCTTGTCAACGTTCGTCGTTTGAACTTGCTTCAACTTGCCCCTGGTGGTCACTTGGGTCGCTTCGTCATCTGGACCAAGTCTGCTTTCGACCTCCTTGACAACGTCTTCGGTAGCTTCACTGAAGTTTCtcaattcaaaaaggaCTATGTCCTCCCTCAAAACGTTATCTCTAACGCTGATGTTACCCGTCTCATCAACTCTGATGAAATCCAAAGCATTGTTAAGCCTGCCGGTCCCGCTGTTGTTAAGCGTACTAAcgttcaaaagaagaacccTCTTAAGAACAAGAACGTTATGCTCCGCCTTAACCCTTACGCCAAGGCCTACAAGCACAATGTCAAGATTGACAGCGGTAAGACCACCAAATCTGCTGGTGAGAAGTTCTTGAATGTTTTACATGAGAACTAG
- a CDS encoding plasma membrane pyridoxal family transmembrane transporter encodes MDASSENAINDTSLMDGPEDKKSVQRSASPVIHDKLSEGSVEHLDEWNVATALMSIDANHPAHPHHWPAWKKWFVAITYTLLETYIIWSSTAVINFVTYFQEEWHCSAQASNLVQSLFILGNAFGPMILGPMSDILGRKWVYVISVTFYIIFQIPQALAYNLPMMVINSAIAGICGSAAVANVASSMCDVFTKETVGLGMALFVWGANAGASIGSPIGEALAEKNWRWFYWMNMIVGGFLIILCILVPETLPASNVMNYAKKTEQTNVQISTLAKAKSAVTRAKFAFTMAARIFVTEPIIMALGLYNGFAYGINFLYLDGLFPVFKNNYDMSYMHANETFLNFLVGVTIVVMMQPIQDWLYRRDKKKNGGIDRPEARFLISLVTVWFFPLGLFWFAFTSSGNISWVSPLIAGGFIAVGDPQLWLAMLNYVTDSYPSVAGSAVAAFTLPSFTLAAVLVHLGAIMFNNMTTTWAMATLGFISLSLVLLIYVVYFFGHILRRHSRLAITQEALAERNEKNVEV; translated from the coding sequence ATGGATGCTTCATCGGAAAATGCTATAAATGATACTAGTTTGATGGATGGACCAGAAGACAAAAAATCCGTCCAACGGTCTGCCTCTCCTGTCATTCACGACAAGCTTTCAGAAGGATCGGTAGAACATTTGGATGAATGGAATGTCGCGACGGCTTTGATGTCCATCGATGCAAATCATCCAGCACATCCCCATCATTGGCCTGCATGGAAAAAATGGTTTGTGGCAATCACTTACACCTTGCTAGAAACATATATCATTTGGTCCAGTACTGCTGTGATTAACTTTGTGACCtattttcaagaagaatggCATTGTAGTGCACAGGCTTCCAATCTAGTTCAAAGTCTCTTTATTCTAGGAAATGCATTTGGACCAATGATCTTGGGTCCTATGTCGGATATCCTTGGTCGGAAATGGGTATATGTGATCTCTGTTACATTTTACataattttccaaattccTCAAGCTTTGGCTTATAATCTCCCCATGATGGTTATCAACAGCGCAATTGCTGGAATCTGTGGAAGCGCTGCTGTGGCAAATGTTGCTAGTAGCATGTGCGATGTATTCACAAAAGAAACTGTTGGTCTAGGTATGGCATTGTTTGTCTGGGGTGCGAATGCCGGTGCATCCATTGGATCACCAATTGGTGAAGCACTGGCTGAAAAGAACTGGAGATGGTTTTATTGGATGAACATGATTGTCGGTGGTTTCCTAATTATCCTTTGCATCCTCGTACCTGAAACATTACCTGCGAGTAATGTTATGAATtatgcaaagaaaactgaACAGACCAACGTACAAATTTCTACTCttgcaaaagcaaaatcaGCTGTGACACGTGCCAAGTTTGCATTTACCATGGCTGCTCGAATTTTCGTCACCGAACCAATTATTATGGCTTTGGGTTTGTATAATGGATTTGCTTACGgtattaattttttgtatctTGATGGTCTGTTTCCTGTCTTCAAAAATAACTACGACATGTCTTATATGCATGCAAACGAAACATTCCTCAACTTTTTGGTGGGTGTAACAATAGTCGTTATGATGCAACCTATCCAAGATTGGCTTTATCGACgtgataaaaagaagaatggcGGCATTGATCGTCCCGAAGCTCGATTCTTGATTTCCCTAGTTACTGTTTGGTTCTTCCCTCTTGgacttttttggtttgcaTTTACTTCTAGCGGAAACATATCTTGGGTTTCCCCTTTAATTGCTGGTGGTTTTATTGCTGTTGGTGATCCTCAGCTTTGGTTAGCTATGCTGAACTATGTAACTGATTCATACCCTTCGGTGGCCGGCTCTGCCGTCGCTGCTTTTACTCTCCCTAGTTTTACCCTAGCAGCTGTCCTTGTTCACCTCGGTGCTATTATGTTTAACAACATGACGACAACTTGGGCAATGGCTACTTTGGGTTTTATTAGCCTTTCacttgttttgttaatcTACgttgtttacttttttggtCATATCCTCCGCAGACATAGTCGACTCGCTATTACACAAGAGGCTTTGGCTGAgcgaaatgaaaagaacgTTGAAGTTTAA
- the tco1 gene encoding RTA1-like protein encodes MAAYDNSFGYIPEGWLAIIAVVLFGISLVLLVSSLVVYRHLLILVPIVGTIGEVAGWACRLHAHYNPNNYSDFLGQIISLVISPVFYSAQVYVLLYHWVMLYGPRFSLLSPRLYAIIFISFDVIALILQAAGGGIAGGAKEGSSEQDTGANIMLGGICFQLFSTVVFSILGLLFAAAVCMGKPVRAGPNIPDTPRSRYRDFCFLCLCFATLAILVRAVYRVIELSGGWSGSVITHEVWFGVFDFIPMIIASFFLLPSIYPATQKRFAGSNESTSNPTYQADRSDRDEKSLSSSDLNI; translated from the coding sequence ATGGCAGCATATGATAATTCATTCGGTTATATTCCAGAGGGATGGTTGGCAATTATCGCTGTCGTTTTGTTCGGTATATCCCTTGTCCTTTTAGTGTCTTCGTTGGTAGTATATAGGCACCTGCTAATTCTTGTTCCAATTGTTGGAACAATTGGTGAGGTTGCTGGATGGGCTTGTCGACTTCATGCTCATTACAATCCTAATAACTATTCAGACTTTTTAGGTcaaattatttctttggttATTTCACCGGTCTTTTATTCTGCCCAAGTGTATGTTTTGCTTTATCACTGGGTTATGCTTTACGGACCTCGTTTTTCCCTTCTCAGTCCCAGATTGTATGccattattttcatctcTTTCGATGTTATTGCTCTTATTCTGCAAGCCGCCGGTGGTGGTATTGCCGGTGGTGCGAAGGAAGGTTCTTCTGAACAGGACACTGGTGCAAACATTATGCTCGGTGGAATTTGCTTTCAGCTCTTCAGCACTGTTGTGTTTTCCATCTTGGGGTTACTGTTTGCCGCGGCTGTGTGCATGGGTAAACCCGTGCGAGCTGGTCCCAACATTCCAGACACTCCTCGTTCACGATACAGAGATTTCTGCTTTTTATGTCTATGCTTTGCAACCCTTGCTATTCTCGTGCGTGCCGTCTACCGCGTTATTGAGCTTTCTGGAGGTTGGAGCGGTAGTGTCATTACCCATGAAGTATGGTTTGGTGTTTTCGACTTTATTCCCATGATTATAgcatccttctttttgcttccatCGATTTATCCTGCAACTCAAAAAAGGTTTGCTGGTTCGAACGAAAGCACCTCAAATCCGACCTACCAAGCTGATCGTTCCGACCGGGACGAAAAAAGTTTATCTTCTTCCgatttaaatatttag
- a CDS encoding iron/ascorbate oxidoreductase family → MGSVELPSIDLSLKDSKHVAAELITACKQWGFFTVKNHGIPLEDVARIFKISDEFFNSPLEEKKQFMFKEERLHSGYTGHVGEKLDAEHQCRGDMIESYDIAGFPSPDSKVNSPVIQKYFLELKAFQRQCHYLSLKILDLIAGGFGLSSDFFSKYHSSSKDILRLLKYSIPEGVKRREHDEDAGAHSDYGSITLLFQKDMGGLQIRPPESYNVADWLKVSVDETSIVVNIGDMLQFWTSGRLKSTVHRVRLDPDIKSRQTIAYFVIPDSETIIDPVYEDENESEGKGNSVKIVPASE, encoded by the exons ATGGGATCAGTAGAATTACCTTCTATtgatctttctttaaaagattCAAAACATGTCGCTGCGGAGCTAATTACAGCATGCAAGCAGTGGGGATTCTTCACAGTGAAAAACCATGGAATCCCTCTGGAAGATGTAGCTCGAATTTTCAAGATTAGCGATGAGTTTTTCAACTCTCCTTtagaggaaaagaaacaatttatGTTTAAAGAAGAGCGATTACATTCAGGATATACAGGACACGTTGGAGAAAAGTTGGATGCCGAACATCAATGTAGAGGAGATATGATCGAGTCCTATGATATAGCAGGATTTCCTAGTCCAGattcaaaagtaaatagTCCAGTCATCCAAAAGTACTTTCTTGAACTAAAAGCCTTTCAACGGCAATGTCATTAtctttcattaaaaatccTTGACCTTATTGCTGGTGGGTTTGGACTTTCATCGGATTTTTTCAGCAAGTACCATAGTTCGTCTAAGGATATTCTTCGTTTGTTAAAGTATAGTATTCCTGAGGGAGTAAAACGCCGAGAACATGATGAAGATGCCGGCGCTCATTCCGACTATGGATCCATTACTCTActgtttcaaaaagatatGGGAGGTTTACAAATTCGACCACCAGAGTCATACAATGTAGCCGACTGGCTGAAAGTCTCCGTAGACGAAACATCAATTGT TGTCAATATTGGAGATATGTTACAATTTTGGACGAGTGGACGGCTTAAAAGCACTGTTCACCGGGTAAGACTTGATCCAGACATAAAATCCAGACAAACGATTGCATATTTTGTAATACCTGATTCTGAAACTATTATAGATCCAGTGTATGAGGACGAAAACGAAAGcgaaggaaaaggaaatagcGTGAA
- a CDS encoding mitochondrial omega-amidase has translation MSVRVCCVQMAPEVGDVKGNVKRMSEYVDEVMSKEAVDMIVFPELVTSGYECGDMFIDLAEYVETSDTIHFMCKVAKKYAVHVVFGFPERRSREKKEVFNSCVYIDSDGHVCGTYQKMHLFGQEQNYFSHGTKFPIFNTPFGKMGLLICWDTAFPEAARMYSLQGADFLIVSSNWEKPYQDDWDLVVSARALDNCIPIAAANRVGKDKTLGFFGHSRIVGPTGKVIRSLDQDVEGYITADLDLNQSKRLRQEYYTFFRDRKPQLYTELTN, from the coding sequence ATGTCAGTTCGAGTTTGTTGCGTTCAGATGGCTCCAGAAGTAGGAGATGTAAAAGGGAACGTGAAGAGAATGTCTGAATATGTCGACGAAGTTATGAGCAAAGAAGCCGTCGACATGATCGTTTTTCCAGAGCTGGTTACTTCGGGGTACGAATGTGGGGATATGTTTATTGATCTAGCAGAATACGTTGAAACCAGTGACACCATTCATTTTATGTGTAAAGTTGCAAAGAAGTATGCTGTGCATGTTGTGTTTGGGTTCCCTGAACGAAGAAGtcgagaaaaaaaagaagtattcAACTCATGTGTATACATTGACTCGGATGGACATGTTTGTGGAACCTACCAAAAGATGCACTTATTTGGGCAAGAACAAAACTATTTTTCCCATGGCACAAAATTTCCCATCTTCAATACTCCGTTTGGTAAAATGGGACTTTTGATTTGCTGGGATACTGCATTCCCAGAGGCGGCTCGAATGTACTCGTTACAAGGAGCAGACTTTTTGATCGTAAGTTCCAACTGGGAGAAACCCTATCAAGATGATTGGGATTTGGTGGTGAGTGCTAGAGCCCTAGATAATTGTATCCCGATTGCAGCGGCAAACCGTGTAGGCAAAGACAAAACACTTGGGTTTTTTGGCCATAGTAGAATAGTTGGTCCCACCGGTAAGGTCATTAGAAGCCTTGACCAAGATGTTGAGGGGTATATTACTGCTGATCTGGATTTAAACCAATCCAAGCGTCTTCGACAAGAGTATTATACATTCTTTCGTGATCGAAAACCTCAGTTGTATACGGAACTAACAAACTAA